Proteins encoded within one genomic window of Triticum aestivum cultivar Chinese Spring chromosome 2D, IWGSC CS RefSeq v2.1, whole genome shotgun sequence:
- the LOC123053755 gene encoding chitinase 5, with product MAKSPMAILALGLAALVLSGAGLVAAQNCGCQPNECCSKYGYCGTDASYCGQDCRSGPCTASGGGSGDPVESVVTDAFFDRIKSQAADGCPGKSFYTRQFFLDGAQANPDFGKGSTSDDGKREIAAFFAHFTHETGHMCSIEENEGASKDYCDETNTQWPCTPGKAYYGRGPLQLSWNYNYGAAGESTGFDGLNSPETVAQDQALTFKAAFWFWMTNVHQAVPSGFGATTRAINGDVECDGKKPDLVSARAGYYTDYCQQFGVDPGNNLTC from the exons ATGGCGAAGTCGCCCATGGCGATCTTGGCTCTCGGGCTAGCAGCACTAGTCCTATCCGGCGCCGGGCTGGTGGCCGCGCAGAACTGCGGCTGCCAGCCGAACGAGTGCTGCAGCAAGTACGGTTATTGCGGGACCGATGCCAGCTACTGCGGACAAGATTGTCGGTCGGGCCCGtgcacggcgagcggcggcgggagcGGCGATCCCGTGGAGAGCGTCGTCACCGACGCGTTCTTTGACAGGATCAAGTCCCAGGCCGCCGACGGGTGCCCCGGGAAGAGCTTTTACACGCGCCAGTTTTTCCTGGACGGCGCCCAGGCGAACCCCGACTTCGGCAAAGGCAGCACCAGCGACGACGGCAAGAGGGAGATAGCCGCCTTCTTCGCCCACTTCACCCACGAGACCGGAC ACATGTGCTCCATCGAGGAGAACGAAGGGGCGAGCAAGGATTACTGCGACGAGACGAACACGCAATGGCCGTGTACCCCGGGGAAGGCGTACTACGGGCGCGGGCCGCTGCAGCTGTCGTGGAACTACAACTACGGGGCGGCCGGGGAGAGCACCGGGTTCGACGGGCTCAACAGCCCGGAGACGGTGGCGCAGGACCAGGCGCTAACGTTCAAGGCGGCGTTCTGGTTCTGGATGACCAACGTGCACCAGGCCGTGCCCAGCGGGTTCGGCGCGACGACCAGGGCAATCAACGGTGACGTGGAGTGCGACGGCAAGAAGCCAGACTTGGTGAGCGCGCGGGCGGGCTACTACACGGACTACTGCCAGCAGTTCGGCGTCGACCCAGGGAATAACCTCACTTGCTAG